Genomic segment of Streptomyces longhuiensis:
TCATCGGGGATGAAGTGTCCGGCGTCGGGCACGACGAGTCCGGTGGCGTCGTCGGCCCACGGGCTGATGGAAGCCGCCATGTCCGGAATGGAGCCGTGGCTGCTGGAGATTCCGAGGATGGGCACAGTCAGGTGCTGCCGCTCGAGCGCCTCGTGGTTCTTGCGCGCCGACTCGGCGGCGTCTCGGTAGTAGGCGAGGGAAGCGCGGAGGCCACCGTCGACGGCGATGGCCGCTGCGTAGTGGTCGAGTTCGGCGTCCTCGAACGTGTCAGGAGAGTGGGCCTTCACTTTCAGGAACCAGCCGACGTAGTCCCGTTCGCGGCCGGCAAGCAGCGTCTCCGGCAGGTCGGGCACAAGGTGGAATGCGAAGTGCCAGGTCTTCCACGCCTGATCCGGGTCGGTGGGGATCGCTTCGGGGAGGGTGATGCCGGGAATTCCGGCGTCGAGCAATGCGAGCCCACGCAGTTGGCTCTCGAATTTGAGTGCGAGGGAGAAGGCGACCCAGGCGCCGATGTCGTGGGCGGCCAGCCAGTAGGTCGACACGCCGAGAGCCTTCACGGCGGCGTGGACATGCGCGGCGATCGTGTGCGTGTCGTAGCTGCGCTCCGGGCGCTCGGAGTGGCCCTGTCCCGGCAGGTCGATCGCGATGACGTGGAACCGGCCGGCGAGGCTGGCCATGACCTTTCGCCATGCCCACCAGGTTTGCGGGAATCCGGCGAGCAGGACGACGGCCGGGCCGGTCGGCTGGCCGCCTTGGACGGCATGAAGGCGGACGCCGTCGGCATCAACCCAGCAGTGAGTGAATCCCGCCAGGTCGTGCAGGGGCAGATCGCGGACAGGGTTACTTTCACAGCGGTGCCATGCGCTGGTCGCAGGGTCAGTCACGGGGATCCTCCGTCGGTGTTAAGCATCCTGATTCGGAGCTTCGCCCGAGGGTTAGGCCCACGAGCGCAGTACAGATGACGAGAGCGGCCAGCGTGCTGCTCGGCATCCGGGCCCCGACGGCCTGATCGGTGAGGCCCAGTAGCAGGACAGGGACGAAGAGCCGGACTGGACGAACGCTGTCGCGCTGTCGCGAAGTGCGAGGTGGACGCTCGGTCATGGCCGCGCTCGGACGCTAACACATCTTGAACTGATTAGTTCAAGATAGAATGGTGCGGAGCAGCACGAAACATCGGACACACCGGCAAGGAAGTGCCACGTGGCGGGCAAGAAGCAATTCGACATGGACACAGCACTTGACGCCGCGATGATCCAGTTCTGGCGCGCCGGCTACGCCGACACCTCAGTGGACGATCTGTCCCAGGCAACCGGCCTGAACCGCAGCTCCATCTACTCCTCGCTCGGCGACAAGGACACCCTCTTCCTGCGCTGCCTGGATCGCTACGCCACGCGCTACGGCGACAAGTACGACGCCGCCCTGTCGTGTGCAGCCTCGGAGCCTCTTACAGCCGTTCGTGCATTCTTCGACGTCACCCTCGAGCGCATCGCCGATCCCGAACTGCCGGACGGATGCCTGGTGGCCCAATCGGCCATGGCAATTCCAGCGCTGAGCCAGAGCATCGCGACACACACGAAGGAGGCGCTGGGCTTCCAGCGCACGCGCCTACGCGCCGCACTCAAGGCAGGCCGATTGACCGACGAGGACGCCGAGGCCTTCGCTGAACACGTGGCCGCCGTGAACCAGTCCCTCGCCGTCATGAGCAGAGCCGGGGCGAGCCCGACGCAACTCCTGGCCATCGTGGGCGTAACCGTCGACGCGCTCTCACACGCGCTGCACACACGCAAGTAGCGCTGCAGACCGGTCCCGTCGTCGACTCGACGAACCTCCGTACGACGACGGTGATCACGGCGCGCACCGGGCGGCCGCGCTCGTCAACGCCGGCCACGGTCGCTGCTGTGATCGCTGCCTTCATCGTCAACTACTGACTTCCCATCGCGGGCCAGATCCCCCACGGCGAAGCTCTGGCGTCACCGCGGACATCGGATGTGAGCACCGATGCCCTCCCCGGCTTTGCCTTCCGGGGATCGCGGATGGCATTGACTCACCGGCACCGAACGCCTGACAGAGGTGTTACTCGGCTGCGGCGTCGCGGATGCGCTGGTAGTGGCGCCGTGCCTTCATACGGTTACCGCAGACTGCCATCGAGCACCAGCGGGCCTTGTTGGTTTTGCTGCGGTCGATGAGGAACAGCCGGCACTCCGGGTTGGCACACGACCGTAGCCGTCCGGGCATTGTCTGTTGCACCGCGCTCCACGCCATGACCACTTCCACTGCCATCTGGCGCTCCGCGGGGGCTTCCAGGGCCCACGACACTCCCTCAGGGGAGAGCTCAGGTCGGGAGGTGACGCCTTTGAGGAGCGGAGCCAGCGAAGTGGCGGGCCGGCTGCCGCGCACCACGTTTTGAAGGGCATCGCGCGCCCGCACGAGGCTACGCAGCTCGTCCGCGCTTCCACTGCCGCCGTGGGCCTGCTGCCAGGATCGGGCCTCCTGCGGATCTGCCAGCTGGTCCTGGACGACGCCATTGACCACCGGCGTGCTGTTGAGGAGCTCCAGCAGTACGTCTTGCTGCTCTCGGTCGGTCACCATCGCGCCTCCTAACCGAATTGGTTCACATGACAGGCTTTACCAGCTCGCCCACCTTAACCAGAGACTCTTATTTTACTGGTTAGATTTACCAAGGGGCACCGCAACCGCCAAACGGTCAGCAGTCGCGACCGGAAGGGGCAGCCCT
This window contains:
- a CDS encoding alpha/beta fold hydrolase, whose protein sequence is MTDPATSAWHRCESNPVRDLPLHDLAGFTHCWVDADGVRLHAVQGGQPTGPAVVLLAGFPQTWWAWRKVMASLAGRFHVIAIDLPGQGHSERPERSYDTHTIAAHVHAAVKALGVSTYWLAAHDIGAWVAFSLALKFESQLRGLALLDAGIPGITLPEAIPTDPDQAWKTWHFAFHLVPDLPETLLAGRERDYVGWFLKVKAHSPDTFEDAELDHYAAAIAVDGGLRASLAYYRDAAESARKNHEALERQHLTVPILGISSSHGSIPDMAASISPWADDATGLVVPDAGHFIPDEQPEAVAAAIAEFILDRD
- a CDS encoding TetR/AcrR family transcriptional regulator, with the translated sequence MAGKKQFDMDTALDAAMIQFWRAGYADTSVDDLSQATGLNRSSIYSSLGDKDTLFLRCLDRYATRYGDKYDAALSCAASEPLTAVRAFFDVTLERIADPELPDGCLVAQSAMAIPALSQSIATHTKEALGFQRTRLRAALKAGRLTDEDAEAFAEHVAAVNQSLAVMSRAGASPTQLLAIVGVTVDALSHALHTRK
- a CDS encoding CGNR zinc finger domain-containing protein, with protein sequence MVTDREQQDVLLELLNSTPVVNGVVQDQLADPQEARSWQQAHGGSGSADELRSLVRARDALQNVVRGSRPATSLAPLLKGVTSRPELSPEGVSWALEAPAERQMAVEVVMAWSAVQQTMPGRLRSCANPECRLFLIDRSKTNKARWCSMAVCGNRMKARRHYQRIRDAAAE